The following proteins come from a genomic window of Panicum hallii strain FIL2 chromosome 8, PHallii_v3.1, whole genome shotgun sequence:
- the LOC112903721 gene encoding uncharacterized protein K02A2.6-like — protein MMLGEVWREPYINFIKDQKQPVGISERSTAAACIMIWVNDKVYKHGAHSGVRMKCVTGEDGYNILCKICDRSCGNHAASMTLVVKAYRAGFYWPTAVSSIKDLVRWCPNCQFFRKQSHVPAHNFITIPPSWSFVCWSLDMIGPLTTAPRGFTHVLVAINKFTKWTEYKLITKLTLDREVDFICDILHRFGFPNIIITDLGTNFTAHLFWEFYENTTIKVKYVSVVHPRANGQVERANGMILDGLRKRLYDENSKKGGKWINELPHVV, from the coding sequence ATGATGCTGGGTGAAGTTTGGAGGGAACCATACATCAACTTCATCAAGGATCAGAAACAACCCGTGGGCATCTCTGAAAGGAGCACAGCAGCTGCTTGCATCATGATATGGGTTAACGACAAGGTTTACAAGCACGGTGCACATTCAGGCGTCCGCATGAAGTGTGTCACAGGTGAAGATGGCTATAACATTCTATGCAAAATTTGTGATAGATCCTGCGGCAATCATGCCGCATCAATGACACTAGTCGTGAAGGCATACAGGGCAGGCTTTTACTGGCCCACGGCAGTATCAAGCATTAAAGATCTAGTCCGCTGGTGCCCTAATTGCCAGTTCTTCAGAAAGCAGTCACATGTCCCAGCTCATAATTTTATCACCATCCCACCATCTTGGTCGTTTgtttgctggagccttgatatgatagGGCCACTGACAACAGCGCCAAGAGGTTTCACTCATGTGTTGGTAGCCATCaacaagtttacaaagtggacTGAATACAAGCTGATTACCAAGCTCACACTTGACAGAGAAGTCGACTTCATCTGCGATATCCTACATCGGTTCGGCTTCCCTAATATTATCATCACTGATCTTGGTACTAATTTCACAGCACACCTGTTCTGGGAATTCTACGAGAACACAACCATTAAGGTCAAATATGTGTCAGTTGTGCACCCAAGAGCCAATGGTCAGGTTGAGAGGGCCAATGGCATGATCCTTGATGGTTTGAGgaaaagactctacgatgaGAATAGCAAAAAAGGTGGCAAGTGGATCAACGAGCTTCCACATGTCGTCTAG